The Raphanus sativus cultivar WK10039 chromosome 2, ASM80110v3, whole genome shotgun sequence genome includes a region encoding these proteins:
- the LOC108842605 gene encoding probable clathrin assembly protein At4g32285 — protein sequence MALSIRKAIGVVKDQTSISIAKVASNIAPDLEVAIVKATSHDDDQSTEKYIREILSLTSLSRGYVHACVTSVSRRLGKTRDWIVALKALMLVHRLLNDGDPLFQEEILYATRRGTRILNMSDFRDEAHSSSWDHSAFVRTYASYLDQRLELALFERKGKNGGGSSSHHSNNGENDGYGRSRDDFRSPPPPRGYDYENGYGMPKRSRSFGDMSEIEKKDVTPLRDMPPEKIFGKMGHLQRLLDRFLSSRPTGLAKSSRMILVAMYPIVKESFRLYADICEVLAVLLDKFFEMEYTDCVKAFDAYASAAKQIDELIAFYHWCKDTGVARSSEYPEVQRITSKLLETLEEFVRDRAKRGKSPERKEIEAPPPAAPVEEPEPDMNEIKALPPPENYTPPPPPPPEPKPEPKPQVTNDLVDLREDGVSADDQGNKFALALFAGPASSNGKWEAFSSDNSEVTSAWQNPAAEPGKADWELALVETASNLEHQKAAMGGGLDPLLLNGMYDQGAVRQHVSTSELTGGSSSSVAMPLPSKTNSHILALPAPDGTVQKVNQDPFAASLTIPPPSYVQMAEMDKKQYLLTQEQQLWQQYQQEGMRGQASLAKMSPAPNAMPYGMPPVNGMGPPPMGYYYNNPY from the coding sequence ATGGCGTTGAGCATACGCAAAGCGATCGGCGTGGTGAAGGACCAAACAAGCATCAGCATAGCCAAAGTAGCCAGCAACATAGCTCCAGATCTGGAAGTCGCGATCGTCAAAGCCACCAGCCACGACGACGACCAGTCCACGGAGAAGTACATCCGCGAGATCCTCAGCCTCACCTCCCTCTCCCGCGGCTACGTCCACGCCTGCGTCACCTCCGTCTCCCGCCGTTTAGGAAAGACGCGCGACTGGATCGTCGCGCTCAAGGCCCTGATGCTCGTCCACCGCCTCCTCAACGACGGCGACCCGCTCTTCCAGGAGGAGATCCTCTACGCGACCAGGCGAGGCACGAGGATCCTCAACATGTCTGATTTTCGCGACGAGGCTCACTCCAGCTCCTGGGACCACTCTGCTTTCGTTAGGACGTATGCTAGTTACTTGGACCAGAGGCTTGAGTTGGCTCTTTTCGAGAGGAAAGGTAAAAACGGTGGGGGGAGTAGTAGTCACCACAGTAATAACGGTGAAAACGATGGTTATGGTCGGTCTAGGGATGATTTTCGATCTCCTCCCCCTCCGAGAGGTTATGATTATGAGAACGGTTACGGTATGCCTAAGAGGTCTCGTTCTTTTGGTGATATGAGTGAGATTGAGAAGAAAGATGTGACTCCTCTTAGAGACATGCCTCCGGAGAAGATTTTTGGGAAGATGGGACACTTGCAGAGGCTTCTCGATCGGTTCTTGTCTTCTCGACCTACCGGTTTAGCTAAGAGCAGCAGGATGATCTTGGTCGCTATGTACCCGATCGTGAAAGAGAGTTTCAGGCTTTATGCGGATATTTGTGAAGTTTTGGCTGTTCTTCTTGATAAGTTTTTCGAGATGGAGTATACGGATTGCGTGAAGGCCTTTGATGCTTACGCTAGTGCGGCGAAACAGATTGATGAGCTCATTGCGTTTTACCATTGGTGTAAAGACACTGGTGTGGCGAGATCCTCTGAGTATCCTGAGGTTCAGAGGATCACGAGTAAGTTGTTGGAGACGCTTGAGGAGTTTGTGAGGGATAGAGCTAAGAGGGGTAAGAGTCCTGAGAGGAAAGAGATTGAAGCTCCTCCTCCTGCTGCTCCGGTGGAGGAGCCTGAACCTGATATGAACGAGATCAAAGCGCTTCCTCCTCCAGAGAACTAcactcctccacctcctcctccaccggAGCCTAAGCCTGAGCCGAAACCGCAAGTAACCAATGATCTAGTTGACCTGAGGGAGGATGGTGTCAGCGCTGATGACCAAGGGAACAAGTTTGCTCTCGCGCTTTTTGCTGGTCCTGCTAGTAGTAATGGGAAATGGGAAGCTTTCTCCTCTGATAACAGCGAGGTGACATCAGCTTGGCAGAATCCAGCAGCTGAGCCAGGGAAGGCGGATTGGGAACTTGCATTGGTCGAGACAGCTAGTAATCTTGAGCATCAGAAAGCCGCAATGGGCGGTGGTTTAGACCCGTTGTTGCTCAACGGCATGTACGACCAAGGAGCTGTTAGACAACACGTGAGCACCTCGGAGTTAACAGGTGGAAGTTCAAGCAGTGTCGCCATGCCTTTACCGAGTAAGACCAACAGCCATATATTAGCACTCCCTGCACCTGATGGAACCGTTCAGAAAGTGAACCAAGACCCTTTCGCTGCTTCACTAACGATCCCACCACCTTCGTATGTGCAAATGGCTGAGATGGACAAAAAGCAGTATCTATTGACTCAGGAGCAGCAGTTATGGCAGCAGTATCAGCAAGAAGGAATGAGAGGTCAAGCTAGTTTGGCTAAGATGAGTCCAGCCCCAAACGCAATGCCTTATGGGATGCCACCGGTTAACGGGATGGGACCGCCACCGATGGGGTATTACTACAACAACCCTTACTGA
- the LOC108839571 gene encoding glycosyltransferase BC10-like — protein sequence MLSPTSFTLFCVLLLCLPVAFIFTVQREFTAVVSPEFGFGSLSLFSLYSRNAHDASSPVVRFRQPIPKDDEQLLALASRVNPNQPSPGSIRKLAFMFLTTSPLPFAPLWETFFNGSSSKELYNVYVHADPTRDYDPPFSGVFESRVVHSKHSERNTPTLAAAARRLIAHALLDDPQNYMFALFSPSCVPIRSFDFTYETLVTSRRSFIEILKDEPLQFERWAARGPLAMLPEVRFDDFRIGSQFWVLKRRHANVVARDRRVWEKFNRTCLWKGSCFPEENYFPTLLNMRDPRGCVPATLTHVDWTINDGGHPRMYEAEEVVPELILRLRNTRPRYGDDGINGSDWSVVERSDPFLFARKFSPEALGPLMGMARTVLFNDSACAT from the coding sequence ATGCTGTCTCCAACGTCGTTTACTCTCTTCTGCGTTTTACTTCTCTGTCTTCCAGTTGCCTTCATCTTCACCGTCCAACGAGAATTCACCGCCGTAGTCTCGCCGGAGTTCGGCTTCGGCTCTCTGTCCCTCTTCTCTCTCTACTCACGAAATGCACACGACGCTTCTTCTCCCGTGGTTCGATTCCGACAGCCGATTCCCAAGGACGACGAACAGCTTCTCGCACTCGCTTCCCGGGTCAACCCGAACCAGCCTTCTCCCGGGTCGATCCGGAAGCTTGCTTTCATGTTCCTAACGACGTCGCCTCTTCCTTTCGCGCCATTATGGGAAACGTTCTTCAACGGAAGCAGCAGCAAGGAGCTATACAACGTCTACGTCCACGCGGATCCGACCCGTGATTACGACCCGCCCTTCTCCGGCGTGTTCGAGAGTCGAGTCGTTCACTCGAAGCACTCGGAACGGAACACACCCACTCTCGCCGCGGCAGCGCGTCGGCTAATAGCTCACGCGCTTCTCGACGATCCGCAGAACTACATGTTCgctctcttctctccatctTGCGTGCCCATTCGCTCTTTTGACTTCACCTACGAGACTCTGGTCACGTCTCGCCGGAGCTTCATCGAGATACTCAAAGACGAGCCGTTGCAGTTCGAAAGATGGGCCGCCCGCGGGCCCCTCGCGATGCTTCCTGAGGTGAGGTTCGATGATTTTCGGATCGGGTCTCAGTTCTGGGTTCTGAAACGGAGGCACGCGAATGTTGTGGCGCGTGATCGACGTGTATGGGAGAAGTTTAACAGAACGTGTTTGTGGAAAGGCTCGTGTTTTCCTGAAGAAAATTACTTTCCGACACTTCTTAACATGAGGGACCCGCGTGGGTGTGTTCCCGCCACGCTCACTCACGTGGACTGGACCATTAACGACGGAGGCCACCCGCGGATGTACGAGGCAGAAGAAGTGGTGCCTGAGCTGATCTTGCGGCTGAGGAACACTAGACCGAGATACGGTGACGATGGAATCAACGGTTCGGATTGGTCAGTGGTTGAGCGGAGTGATCCGTTTCTTTTCGCTAGGAAGTTTTCTCCTGAAGCTCTTGGGCCTTTGATGGGTATGGCTAGAACTGTGTTGTTCAATGACTCGGCCTGTGCTACGTGA
- the LOC130508780 gene encoding uncharacterized protein LOC130508780 isoform X1, protein MPRPGPRPYECIRRAWHSDRHQPMRGLLIQEIFRIVCEIHSQSTKKNNEWQEKLPVVVLRAEEIMYSKANSEAEYMDMNTLLDRTNDAINTIIRLDETTETGEFIQPCIEAALHLGCTPRRASRSQRNINPRCYLSQDSTNLDNVLSRQYQVFMKPNNNNFGPRNLPVMTFRSSDVQEKRVVERCPDSKYSTYPLCYSFPVPSLPSSNNFGDSCKSNKSSRPDATNGITFGGCDLSLRLGPLGDITTPSQKRSKISSCSYNNNQS, encoded by the exons ATGCCGAGGCCAGGGCCACGACCGTACGAATGCATCAGAAGAGCTTGGCATAGTGACAGACACCAACCCATGAGGGGTTTGCTCATCCAAGAGATTTTCAG gaTTGTTTGTGAGATTCACAGCCAATCCACCAAGAAGAACAACGAATGGCAAGAGAAGCTCCCTGTTGTTGTCCTGAGAGCTGAAGAAATCATGTACTCCAAAGCCAATTCTGag GCTGAGTATATGGACATGAATACCCTTTTAGACCGTACCAACGACGCCATTAACACCATAATCAGACTCGACGAGACCACTGAAACAGGGGAGTTTATTCAGCCTTGTATTGAAG CTGCGTTACACTTGGGTTGCACGCCAAGGAGAGCTTCAAGAAGCCAACGGAACATAAACCCTAGATGCTACCTTAGCCAAGACTCGACTAACTTGGACAACGTTTTGTCGCGGCAATACCAAGTCTTCATGAAACCGAACAACAACAACTTTGGTCCAAGGAATCTTCCGGTTATGACTTTTCGCAGCAGCGACGTTCAAGAGAAGCGTGTCGTCGAGAGATGCCCTGACTCCAAGTACTCAACCTACCCTTTATGTTATTCCTTCCCCGTTCCTTCTTTGCCAAGCTCTAACAATTTCGGTGACTCGTGCAAGTCCAACAAGAGCAGCAGACCTGATGCAACAAATGGGATTACCTTTGGTGGGTGTGATCTGTCTCTGCGCTTAGGACCTCTTGGAGATATCACAACTCCTAGTCAAAAACGGAGTAAGATAAGCAGCTGTTCCTACAACAACAACCAAAGCTGA
- the LOC108840413 gene encoding auxin-responsive protein IAA29 isoform X3 encodes MELDLDLSLSPRTNSSNFGFGFDLNKHLSTKEKRFEAMLGLENMEEDCYVPKPRSFSLNGQPDEEDEDPLESDSAVVYERINISNPAATIERGRRSTSSMYVKVKMDGVAITRKVDIKLFDSYESLTNSLITMFSQYQDCDREDTNFKFTFQGKEGDWLLPGDAPWKIFAESVHRISITRDCMCPYTRLLF; translated from the exons ATGGAGCTGGATCTTGATCTCTCTCTATCACCTCGTACTAATTCTTCAAATTTCGGGTTTGGCTTCGACCTCAACAAGCATTTGAGTACCAAAGAAAAACGTTTTGAGGCGATGCTTGGGTTGGAGAATATGGAGGAAGATTGTTATGTGCCAAAACCACGATCGTTTTCTTTGAATGGCCAGCCAgacgaggaagatgaagatCCTTTGGAGTCCGACTCTGCTGTTGTTTACGA GAGGATCAACATATCTAATCCAGCGGCTACCATTGAAAGAGGTAGAAGATCAACATCATCAATGTATGTCAAGGTGAAGATGGATGGTGTGGCaataacaagaaaggtggacATCAAGCTTTTCGACTCTTACGAGTCTCTCACGAACTCCTTGATCACCATGTTTAGTCAAT ACCAAGATTGTGATAGAGAAGATACAAACTTCAAATTCACCTTCCAAGGGAAAGAGGGTGACTGGCTATTACCAGGGGATGCTCCATGGAA GATCTTTGCTGAATCTGTTCATCGTATATCAATAACTAGAGATTGTATGTGTCCATATACAAGACTTTtgttctaa
- the LOC108840413 gene encoding auxin-responsive protein IAA29 isoform X2 gives MELDLDLSLSPRTNSSNFGFGFDLNKHLSTKEKRFEAMLGLENMEEDCYVPKPRSFSLNGQPDEEDEDPLESDSAVVYDEEENCKVVGWPPVKSCMTKYLNYRHHSRNHPYHHHGRRINISNPAATIERGRRSTSSMYVKVKMDGVAITRKVDIKLFDSYESLTNSLITMFSQYQDCDREDTNFKFTFQGKEGDWLLPGDAPWKCDLC, from the exons ATGGAGCTGGATCTTGATCTCTCTCTATCACCTCGTACTAATTCTTCAAATTTCGGGTTTGGCTTCGACCTCAACAAGCATTTGAGTACCAAAGAAAAACGTTTTGAGGCGATGCTTGGGTTGGAGAATATGGAGGAAGATTGTTATGTGCCAAAACCACGATCGTTTTCTTTGAATGGCCAGCCAgacgaggaagatgaagatCCTTTGGAGTCCGACTCTGCTGTTGTTTACGA tGAGGAGGAAAATTGCAAAGTCGTGGGATGGCCACCAGTAAAGTCATGTATGACAAAGTATCTTAATTATCGTCATCATAGTCGTAATCACCCATATCACCATCATGGTAGGAGGATCAACATATCTAATCCAGCGGCTACCATTGAAAGAGGTAGAAGATCAACATCATCAATGTATGTCAAGGTGAAGATGGATGGTGTGGCaataacaagaaaggtggacATCAAGCTTTTCGACTCTTACGAGTCTCTCACGAACTCCTTGATCACCATGTTTAGTCAAT ACCAAGATTGTGATAGAGAAGATACAAACTTCAAATTCACCTTCCAAGGGAAAGAGGGTGACTGGCTATTACCAGGGGATGCTCCATGGAAGTGT GATCTTTGCTGA
- the LOC108840413 gene encoding auxin-responsive protein IAA29 isoform X1 yields MELDLDLSLSPRTNSSNFGFGFDLNKHLSTKEKRFEAMLGLENMEEDCYVPKPRSFSLNGQPDEEDEDPLESDSAVVYDEEENCKVVGWPPVKSCMTKYLNYRHHSRNHPYHHHGRRINISNPAATIERGRRSTSSMYVKVKMDGVAITRKVDIKLFDSYESLTNSLITMFSQYQDCDREDTNFKFTFQGKEGDWLLPGDAPWKIFAESVHRISITRDCMCPYTRLLF; encoded by the exons ATGGAGCTGGATCTTGATCTCTCTCTATCACCTCGTACTAATTCTTCAAATTTCGGGTTTGGCTTCGACCTCAACAAGCATTTGAGTACCAAAGAAAAACGTTTTGAGGCGATGCTTGGGTTGGAGAATATGGAGGAAGATTGTTATGTGCCAAAACCACGATCGTTTTCTTTGAATGGCCAGCCAgacgaggaagatgaagatCCTTTGGAGTCCGACTCTGCTGTTGTTTACGA tGAGGAGGAAAATTGCAAAGTCGTGGGATGGCCACCAGTAAAGTCATGTATGACAAAGTATCTTAATTATCGTCATCATAGTCGTAATCACCCATATCACCATCATGGTAGGAGGATCAACATATCTAATCCAGCGGCTACCATTGAAAGAGGTAGAAGATCAACATCATCAATGTATGTCAAGGTGAAGATGGATGGTGTGGCaataacaagaaaggtggacATCAAGCTTTTCGACTCTTACGAGTCTCTCACGAACTCCTTGATCACCATGTTTAGTCAAT ACCAAGATTGTGATAGAGAAGATACAAACTTCAAATTCACCTTCCAAGGGAAAGAGGGTGACTGGCTATTACCAGGGGATGCTCCATGGAA GATCTTTGCTGAATCTGTTCATCGTATATCAATAACTAGAGATTGTATGTGTCCATATACAAGACTTTtgttctaa
- the LOC130508780 gene encoding uncharacterized protein LOC130508780 isoform X2 — translation MPRPGPRPYECIRRAWHSDRHQPMRGLLIQEIFRIVCEIHSQSTKKNNEWQEKLPVVVLRAEEIMYSKANSEAEYMDMNTLLDRTNDAINTIIRLDETTETGEFIQPCIEAALHLGCTPRRASRSQRNINPRCYLSQDSTNLDNVLSRQYQVFMKPNNNNFGPRNLPVMTFRSSDVQEKRVVERCPDSNPTRAADLMQQMGLPLVGVICLCA, via the exons ATGCCGAGGCCAGGGCCACGACCGTACGAATGCATCAGAAGAGCTTGGCATAGTGACAGACACCAACCCATGAGGGGTTTGCTCATCCAAGAGATTTTCAG gaTTGTTTGTGAGATTCACAGCCAATCCACCAAGAAGAACAACGAATGGCAAGAGAAGCTCCCTGTTGTTGTCCTGAGAGCTGAAGAAATCATGTACTCCAAAGCCAATTCTGag GCTGAGTATATGGACATGAATACCCTTTTAGACCGTACCAACGACGCCATTAACACCATAATCAGACTCGACGAGACCACTGAAACAGGGGAGTTTATTCAGCCTTGTATTGAAG CTGCGTTACACTTGGGTTGCACGCCAAGGAGAGCTTCAAGAAGCCAACGGAACATAAACCCTAGATGCTACCTTAGCCAAGACTCGACTAACTTGGACAACGTTTTGTCGCGGCAATACCAAGTCTTCATGAAACCGAACAACAACAACTTTGGTCCAAGGAATCTTCCGGTTATGACTTTTCGCAGCAGCGACGTTCAAGAGAAGCGTGTCGTCGAGAGATGCCCTGACTCCAA TCCAACAAGAGCAGCAGACCTGATGCAACAAATGGGATTACCTTTGGTGGGTGTGATCTGTCTCTGCGCTTAG